A segment of the Nitrosospira briensis C-128 genome:
ACCATCAGCCTGGCCGAAGGCAGCGCAGGCGGCCAACCGGCAAATGACTTGCGAGACCAGCGCGACGAACTGGTCATGCAACTCAACAATGAAGTTCGCGCCAAGGTCGTTGAACAGAGCGATGGCAGTTACAGCATCTTCATCGGCACGGGCCAGTCCCTGGTCGTGGGTTCAACCGCCTTCCAGCTCGCTACGACAGCTTCTCCGGCGGATCCGCAACGCCTCGAAATAGGTTATGTTACCGGTGGTAATACTTTACCAATCAAGGAATCGAGCCTGGATGGCGGCAAGCTGGGCGGGCTGCTGCAATTTCGCAATGGCGAACTCAATGCCGCCCGCAACGGTCTGGGGCGTGTTGCTATCGGTCTGGCGGGCACATTCAACGACCAGCACCGGCTGGGGCAGGATTTGCACGGCAACCTGGGCGGCGAATTCTTTACGATACCGAGCCCGTTGGTCGCGGCGTCGGCAAAGAATACCGGCAGCGCGGTCGTTGCCGCTGATATCACGGGCTACAGCGCCCTTACCACCAGCGATTATCGGCTGCGGTACGATGGCGCCAATTACACCCTCACGCGGCTTAACGACGGCGTCGCGCAAACCTTTGCAACACTCCCGCAGACTGTGGATGGCGTACGTTTGAATATTGCTTCCGGCACCGCTGCCGCAGGCGACGAATTTCTGATCCGGCCCACGATAAATGGCGCGGGGCAAATTGAGGTAGCCATCCAGGATACCGATCTGATCGCCGTGGCCGCGCCGATCCGGACCGACGCGCCGCTTGCCAACACCGGCACCGGGCGCATCAGCGCCGGCAGTGTCGATGCCCCGCCACCCCCCAACCCCAATCTGAAAGAACCGGTCACCTTTACCTTCACTAGCGCCACGACCTTCGACGTGAGCGGGAACGGAACCGGTAACCCGAGCGGCATGACGTTCACTTCCGGCAGCCCGATCAGTTTCAACGGATGGACCGTGACCCTCACGGGAATACCCAAGCCGGGAGATACGTTCAGCATTGGGCCCAATGACAACGGAACGACGGACAATCGCAATGGGTTGCTGCTGGGTGCATTGCAGAGTAGCCGCACTTTGGCGGGTGGTACGGCGAATTATCAGGGCGCCTATAGTCAGGTGGTCAGCCTGATAGGTAACAAGACCCGTGAACTGGACGTCACCAGTAGCGCCCAGTCGGCACTCCTGAGCCAGGCGCAAGCTTTGCAGCAATCCGAATCGGGCGTGAATCTGGATGAAGAAGCCGCCAATCTGATGCGCTACCAGCAGGCGTATCTCGCCGCCAGCAAGGTGATACAGACGGCCAACCAGATGTTCGACGCACTGCTTGATATTACAAGGTAACGAGCGGATGCAGGCATGCGCCATCGGACTGATGGATAACCTGCGATAAGGCCGGATAGAGATAGAATCACCAAAAAGGAGTCCTCATGCGTATCAGCAGTAATACCAGCTATGAACTCGGCATTGCCGCCCTCAACCGGCAGCAGGCCGCGCAGGTAAAAGCCCTGCAACAGATAAGCAGCGGACAGCGCGCACTGACGCCTTCCGAGAATCCCGCAGCCTATGTCCGGGCGCTTGAAGTATCCCAGGCCGATTCAGCCAATATGCAATACGCAATAAACCGGCAGAACGCCGCCGCCAGTTTCGGGATGCTGGAAGCCACACTCGGAGATGTAACGAGTTTATTGCAGAACGCGCAGGGATTGGCCGTGTATGCGGTTAACGGCACGCTTACCGACAGCGGACGCAGCGCCATCGCAACGGAATTACGCGGGAATCTTGAAGAACTGCAGGGCCTTGCAAATCGCACCGACGGGAACGGGCAATACCTGTTTTCAGGCTTCCAGGGCGCGACCAAGCCATTCACCGACACGGGCAGCGGCATACAATATCACGGTGACGAAGGCCTCCGCATGATCCAGGCCAGCTCATCCCGACAGCTTGCCGTGAACGAATCGGGGCGAGAAGTATTCGAGCGGATTCCGGCCGACGGAGGAGGGTACCAGAGCATGTTCAAGACACTCTCCGATCTGATCGATGTGCTTGAAACCCCCGTGACCGATGACGCCAGCAAGACCGCGCTCGCCAACGGCTTGAGCACCGCCCAAAGCAACCTCTCTAACGCGCTGGACAATGTGCTGCGAGTCCACGCATCGGTAGGCACGCGCATGAAAGAGGTGGATACGCTCAACAACAGCGGCGAGGAGTTGGATATTCAGTACAAACAACAGCTATCCGACCTGCGGGGGGTCGATTACGCCAAGGTCATCAGCGATTTGACCCAGCAGCAGACCTATCTGGAGGCGACGCAGAAAGCATTCTTGAAAGTGCAGGGGTTGTCGCTGTTCGATTATATTCGGTAGTTTTAACCCGGATAATTCATTAGGCGGCTCTGCGAGCCTATGCGAGTGCTGGCGGTCAGTTTGCGGCCATTTTCGCCGCCATTTTTGCTACCTGCGCGGCGTGCATAGACCAGGCTATGGACTTCTCTCAACCGGCAAAACTGTATTTCTCAAGCTGCGTCGCGCCCCAGTGTTCGATGGTATGGGCCAGAATGTCATCCGTGTCGCGTTGGGCAAGTGCAGCAAATACCAGATGAAATTCAGGGCATGACATCAGGATTCGGTTTTTTACCCGCAGCCAGGTTTTGCCGGGCACGGACCTCGCATTGCTCAAGAAAGTCTGAGGTATAGGGAGTTACCCGGCCCGCTTCAATGACATCTACCCCCTGTTGCAAGGCATCCAGCAGGCGCGTGCGTTTGCCTCTTCCTGCTCCCGCATCCTGCGCACCGCATCCCTGACAGCTTCCGCTTCGCTGCGGTAGTAGCCATTCTTTACGCTGTTCTTGATGTATTTTTCGTTCACATGTGCAAATTCTATGTGCATTTTTCCCTCTGATGATCAAAGAAGATACATAAATTAGACAAAGAACTCGCAGTCTAAACGGATCAGCTCATGGAACGGAAAATCTCACGCGGAAGTTCACTTCTTGCCGCCATTCACCGCTGCTTTGAGTGTGGCACCCGCCTTGAACGCCGGCACCCCTTGGAAGCCCCAATCTTCAGTTCTTCACCTGTCTTGGGATTGCGACCGGTGCGCGCCACACGACTGCGCACCTCGAACGTACCAAAGCCTACCAGCGATAGGGATTCGCTTTTTTTCAGGGTATCGGAAATGATGTCGCCCGGTGGATAGCGCCATTCAAACGATTTGAAGGCCCTGAAGCCAATAAGCTTATATGAAACGAACGCGCCCCGTGCTCAATTCATAAATACCTCCCACATGGGTCACGCGTCCTTCTCGCATAGCCCGCGCCGCTGCGGGTAGCGTGACGAGTTGATGCAAGGACCATCGGACATTTGCTTCCACCGCGGAACTGATCAATGTCTCCTTGTCCGCTTTCAGATTGAGGTTGGTCAGGCCGGGCTTGATCAACTGGATCAGCGCACCGATGTGCTCGGGTTCAGTGGGCTTGTTAATCATTTCCTCCACAGTTGCAGAGACGGCGCCACATTTTTCATGACCCAACACGACAATTAAAGGAGTGTGCAGATGGCGCACGGCATATTGCAACGAGCCGACCACATCTTCCGCAATAACATTGCCGGCGACACGAATTGTGAAAAGTTCGCCAAATCCAACATCGAAGATGAGTTCGGGCGGCACCCGCGAATCGGCGCAACCCAGAATGGTGGCGAATGGTTTCTGGGTCTCGACAAGGAGGCTGCGCCAGGAAGACTCCTGGCGATCATGTAGTGGTTTATCATCCATAAACCGCTGGTTGCCCGCTTTCAATCGTGCCAGTGCCTCATCGACATTACGTGGATAAGGTTCTTTGCCGATTGATTTAGATGATGGCGCTTCAGCTCCCACATTAAGGGCCATCCCCAGACCTAAACCGCACGCTCCAAGTAGGCATTGTCTTCGCTTGATATTCGGCTTTGTCATGAATGCGCCTTTTGGGGTAGAGTCAGAACAATCGCCTATCAAATCACGCTCGCTATAAGCATATTGGATACCTCAACCGAGGCCTAATATTATTCCATTTCGAACAGGTGATGACGGTTTTCTTGGCTTGCCGATTCCTGTTCGAGACCGATGTCCCTGATGGGGCGTATCTCAGTCAGCGCTCGGTTAGTCTGGTTTCAAGGCGAACCGGCCGCTGCCAAAAAATATGATTGCAAGCCCTGAAAAAAGGAAAAATCCCTGCAACTCCAATGCCCAGCCACCCATTGCTGTTAGCGTGAACAGTTCGGCGCGATGAGCCAACGCAAGCGCAAATAGCATATTGCCGGCAATGAGCAAGCCTCCAACCCGCGAATAGACACCAAGGATAATCATCATGGCGCCCACTACTTCGCCAAAATAAACGCCATAGGCCAGCAATGACGGCAAGCTGATGGATACGAGCATGTTGCGGATTGAGTCGAGAGATCCAGGATTCAGAATCTTGTGTACACCATGAAGCAGTATCAGGACGCCGACCATCATGCGCACGATCAGCTTACCTATATCATCAAAACGGGATTGATTAAGCATGAAATTCCACCCTCTCTTGGTTCAGTTATAGGGAGCAGGTTGCATCCCCTTCAATATGTAACCTTCGCATCCGTTACTTCTGGTCCACCACCGATACGTCATGCCGATCGGTACCCGTCACCAGTCCCGGCGCGTTCCGAAGCAATCAGTGGTAGATATAATATTTATAAACATGACATTACCGGAACAATCTATGATTTCTACATTGATAATCTGAATGTATCAGCGCTGCGCTTGCCATCAATGAAAGTAATGATATTTAACTTCTTATCGATCAGATAAAAAAGTACAATAATCTGGTATAGATCATCTATTTATTAGATAGGTTACGATGGCGCCTCATATCACCCTGGAGCAATGGCGATCATTGATCGCGGTCGTGGACGCTGGCGGATACGCCCAAGCGGCGGAAACGCTGTTCAAAAGTCAATCCGCCGTTACCTATGCGGTGCAAAAAATAGAATCCCTGCTTGGGGTGAAGGCGTTCGAGATTCAAGGGCGCAAGGCGATCCTCACGCCGACCGGACAGATGCTCTACCGGCGTGCACTGGCGCTGGTGGATGAGGCAAATGATCTGGAGCGGGCGGCCCACACGCTGTCGGCCGGCTGGGAAGCGGTCATACACATCGCCGCTGAAATCCTCTTTCCCTCTCGCCTGTTATTGGCTTGTCTAGAGCGTTTTGGCCAGGAAAGCCCCCGTACGCGGGTCGAGCTGATCGAATCCGTGATTGGCGGCACTTCGGATGCGCTACTCAAGGGGGAGGCGGATCTGGCGATTCTGCCGCAGCTGCCACCCGGATTTCTTGGCGATCTCTTGATGCGGATACGATTGCTCGCAGTGGCTCATGCCGATCATCCCTTGCATCATCATGGCCGGGAATTGACCTATCGGGACCTGCGCGCCTATCGCCATCTGGTAGTACGGGATTCGGGTGCCAAGCGCGATCAACGTGCGGTAACCGTCGAGGTGGATCAGCGCTGGACGGTGGGTCAGGTCGCCACGTCGATTCAGGCAGTCTGCATGGGATATGGCTTTGCCTGGCTGCCGGAGGAGCATATTCACGAGGAATTGCGAACAGGGATGCTCCGGCCACTGCCGTTGCGGGAAGGTGGGACGCGCGAGGTACCGCTCTACTTGGTTCTGGCCAATCCGGACTTTGCCGGTCCCGGGGCGAGACGTCTGGTGGAGATCATCAGGAAGTTGGTAGAAGAGGAATATGTATCTGAAGAATCAAAATCCTCAGTTCAATTGTACAGAGGTCTTTTCTCGAAATAATTTTTATAAATATTCAAGCTGAATATGAGTTTCGAGAAGGAAACTACTGTCGTTAGCTGAGATAGACCACGTATTTATGCCCTAAAATTCGCATTACAGAATAAACAGCAAGCCTGCATTATCAATACCTTACCGAGTCACCCCCGCGTCGTTGCTGGCTTTGCGTGCCGTCACTTATTGCACTGAAAACGAGGAGACCCCAATCCTTACGCCTGTCCATGATCTGCCAGAGAGCAGCCGACGGCGCCAACACACCATTTTAGCGACTCAAGCCTTAGTCAAGATGCGCTGGTGGAGGTCGTCTCAGAAAACGCAAAGTACGTTAAGCTGATGGCAGCGGCCGCAATGGCCGGAATTTTCCTAGCCTAATGGAGGTAAAGACATGATTCGCGCTTTAAAGCACGCTAAGCTCAGATGCCTCCAGACTATTCAACGTCCATCCCGCTACCGGGTCTGCGTCCTCTGCAGGATACCAAAGTGCCTTAACCGGGTTTTACGTTCCATTGCGCCCTAAACCCCAGCTTGCGCGGGCAAGGCTGCACCGTTCTGCGAAAAGCACGGC
Coding sequences within it:
- the flgK gene encoding flagellar hook-associated protein FlgK, translated to MANGIFGIGLSALNAAQQGLLVSGHNVSNAATPGYTRQQIVQSASGAQATGSGFIGRGVQVDTVKRVYNQLLVSQVAQAKTESAQLDTYFAQMSQIDALLADPTGRLGLAPALQDFFGGVQDVATNPSDVASRQSMLSNAEVLVRRFQSLNDSLDKIQDGVNAQIENSVSLINTLGAKIGELNATISLAEGSAGGQPANDLRDQRDELVMQLNNEVRAKVVEQSDGSYSIFIGTGQSLVVGSTAFQLATTASPADPQRLEIGYVTGGNTLPIKESSLDGGKLGGLLQFRNGELNAARNGLGRVAIGLAGTFNDQHRLGQDLHGNLGGEFFTIPSPLVAASAKNTGSAVVAADITGYSALTTSDYRLRYDGANYTLTRLNDGVAQTFATLPQTVDGVRLNIASGTAAAGDEFLIRPTINGAGQIEVAIQDTDLIAVAAPIRTDAPLANTGTGRISAGSVDAPPPPNPNLKEPVTFTFTSATTFDVSGNGTGNPSGMTFTSGSPISFNGWTVTLTGIPKPGDTFSIGPNDNGTTDNRNGLLLGALQSSRTLAGGTANYQGAYSQVVSLIGNKTRELDVTSSAQSALLSQAQALQQSESGVNLDEEAANLMRYQQAYLAASKVIQTANQMFDALLDITR
- the flgL gene encoding flagellar hook-associated protein FlgL — translated: MRISSNTSYELGIAALNRQQAAQVKALQQISSGQRALTPSENPAAYVRALEVSQADSANMQYAINRQNAAASFGMLEATLGDVTSLLQNAQGLAVYAVNGTLTDSGRSAIATELRGNLEELQGLANRTDGNGQYLFSGFQGATKPFTDTGSGIQYHGDEGLRMIQASSSRQLAVNESGREVFERIPADGGGYQSMFKTLSDLIDVLETPVTDDASKTALANGLSTAQSNLSNALDNVLRVHASVGTRMKEVDTLNNSGEELDIQYKQQLSDLRGVDYAKVISDLTQQQTYLEATQKAFLKVQGLSLFDYIR
- a CDS encoding ribbon-helix-helix domain-containing protein — encoded protein: MHIEFAHVNEKYIKNSVKNGYYRSEAEAVRDAVRRMREQEEANARACWMPCNRG
- a CDS encoding carbonic anhydrase; this encodes MTKPNIKRRQCLLGACGLGLGMALNVGAEAPSSKSIGKEPYPRNVDEALARLKAGNQRFMDDKPLHDRQESSWRSLLVETQKPFATILGCADSRVPPELIFDVGFGELFTIRVAGNVIAEDVVGSLQYAVRHLHTPLIVVLGHEKCGAVSATVEEMINKPTEPEHIGALIQLIKPGLTNLNLKADKETLISSAVEANVRWSLHQLVTLPAAARAMREGRVTHVGGIYELSTGRVRFI
- a CDS encoding DoxX family protein, producing the protein MLNQSRFDDIGKLIVRMMVGVLILLHGVHKILNPGSLDSIRNMLVSISLPSLLAYGVYFGEVVGAMMIILGVYSRVGGLLIAGNMLFALALAHRAELFTLTAMGGWALELQGFFLFSGLAIIFFGSGRFALKPD
- a CDS encoding LysR family transcriptional regulator, coding for MAPHITLEQWRSLIAVVDAGGYAQAAETLFKSQSAVTYAVQKIESLLGVKAFEIQGRKAILTPTGQMLYRRALALVDEANDLERAAHTLSAGWEAVIHIAAEILFPSRLLLACLERFGQESPRTRVELIESVIGGTSDALLKGEADLAILPQLPPGFLGDLLMRIRLLAVAHADHPLHHHGRELTYRDLRAYRHLVVRDSGAKRDQRAVTVEVDQRWTVGQVATSIQAVCMGYGFAWLPEEHIHEELRTGMLRPLPLREGGTREVPLYLVLANPDFAGPGARRLVEIIRKLVEEEYVSEESKSSVQLYRGLFSK